Proteins encoded by one window of Methanothermobacter sp. K4:
- a CDS encoding coenzyme F420-0:L-glutamate ligase, translated as MEITLTGVEGLPLVSEGDDIAALMVDALESSGMELIDGDIVVIAETLVSKAEGNTVDLQRIEPSREALEIASRTGKDPRLVEAILEESSEIIKVGHDFIVSETRHGFVCANAGIDESNVEDGLATPLPEDPDGSARRILEGLQELTGREIAVIISDTQGRPFREGAVGVAVGVAGISPVWDRKGELDLYGRSLQTTRVAVADELAAAASLVMGQADEGVPAVIIRGYPWGHLRATGSAMELLRPRELDVFRD; from the coding sequence ATGGAGATAACCCTGACTGGAGTGGAGGGCCTCCCACTTGTCTCAGAGGGTGATGACATAGCAGCCCTCATGGTGGACGCCCTGGAGTCCTCGGGCATGGAACTCATTGATGGTGACATAGTAGTAATCGCTGAAACACTGGTGTCAAAGGCAGAGGGCAACACCGTTGATCTTCAAAGGATTGAACCATCCAGGGAGGCACTTGAAATAGCATCAAGGACAGGTAAGGACCCCAGGCTCGTTGAGGCAATCCTTGAGGAGTCCAGTGAGATAATAAAGGTCGGTCATGACTTCATAGTATCTGAAACCCGGCACGGGTTTGTATGTGCCAATGCGGGTATTGACGAGTCAAACGTTGAGGATGGACTGGCAACCCCACTGCCTGAGGACCCTGACGGAAGCGCCAGGAGGATACTTGAGGGTCTTCAGGAACTTACAGGGAGGGAAATAGCTGTTATAATCTCCGATACACAGGGAAGGCCCTTCAGGGAGGGGGCTGTTGGTGTTGCAGTTGGAGTCGCTGGCATTTCACCGGTGTGGGACAGGAAGGGTGAACTGGACCTTTATGGAAGGAGCCTCCAGACAACCAGGGTGGCAGTTGCAGATGAGCTGGCAGCAGCAGCCTCCCTTGTGATGGGACAGGCAGATGAGGGCGTACCCGCCGTCATAATAAGGGGTTACCCGTGGGGGCACCTACGCGCCACTGGCAGCGCAATGGAACTCTTAAGGCCCCGGGAACTTGACGTCTTCAGGGATTAG
- a CDS encoding GTP cyclohydrolase III codes for MIQMTLIQIDNYGPWTVTPAPRNEADLQILQAELYADLQRQFAACQGLVFFTRFDNMLAITNGIGVEDHRRIQRSIGNRYPITVSMGVGAAETPYDAQRNASRALQSHGGAQSEDRKEVLAIDGLVDEGHVQIAHIDINGITETMTDIVPAYDTSFIVNRVQHFLMKKLIKEGALLFFIGGDNFMSPCNGLEPQGLLRILNEIDDEINVALKAGIGKAPTAEKAANLADLALEEIRGGFTYDLVHVMKE; via the coding sequence ATGATACAGATGACCTTAATTCAGATAGACAATTATGGGCCATGGACAGTCACACCAGCCCCCCGTAATGAGGCTGATCTTCAGATACTCCAGGCAGAACTTTACGCTGACCTCCAGCGCCAGTTTGCTGCCTGCCAGGGACTTGTTTTCTTCACAAGATTCGATAATATGCTCGCCATAACCAATGGTATAGGAGTGGAGGACCACAGAAGGATACAGAGGTCCATAGGTAACCGTTACCCCATAACCGTGAGCATGGGTGTAGGGGCCGCCGAGACCCCCTATGATGCCCAGAGAAACGCTTCAAGGGCTCTTCAGAGCCATGGGGGAGCCCAGTCAGAGGATAGGAAGGAGGTCCTTGCAATAGATGGTCTTGTTGATGAAGGTCATGTGCAGATTGCACATATTGATATAAATGGCATCACAGAGACCATGACCGACATTGTGCCGGCCTATGACACATCATTCATTGTGAACAGGGTCCAGCACTTTCTGATGAAGAAACTCATAAAGGAGGGTGCCCTTCTATTCTTCATAGGTGGGGATAACTTCATGTCCCCCTGCAACGGCCTTGAACCACAGGGTCTGCTTCGCATACTAAATGAGATAGATGACGAGATAAACGTTGCACTCAAGGCAGGTATCGGGAAGGCACCAACCGCTGAGAAGGCCGCTAATCTGGCAGACCTCGCCCTTGAGGAGATAAGGGGCGGGTTCACCTATGACCTGGTCCATGTAATGAAGGAATAG
- a CDS encoding MJ0144 family RNA dihydrouridine synthase-like protein, translating to MAGITDAEFCLRLIPYGFDAVTLGGYNADEDTSRAGRLIAQRGRPEFDFDSSELKSIVESEASLIKDSFEVLVSVNLRALDPEPILEISSIGEVDIVEINAHCRQPEITSLGAGQAMLHDPEFLEDFTSEVVKGARTEVSVKIRGNVPGVDTVDIAGMLDDLGVGYIHLDAMKPGEDGADFELVGEVSQSLRNAVLIGNNSVRDPESASAMLAAGADAVSIARAAMPGRINFNLREIRFNLD from the coding sequence ATGGCAGGTATAACCGATGCAGAATTCTGCCTGAGACTTATCCCCTATGGTTTCGATGCTGTCACACTGGGCGGTTACAATGCAGATGAGGATACATCCAGGGCTGGAAGGCTAATAGCCCAGAGGGGCAGACCAGAATTTGATTTTGACTCTTCTGAACTTAAATCCATAGTGGAATCTGAGGCATCACTGATAAAGGACAGTTTTGAGGTGCTGGTCTCTGTGAACCTCAGGGCCCTTGACCCTGAACCCATCCTGGAGATATCATCCATTGGGGAAGTGGATATTGTTGAGATAAATGCACACTGCAGACAGCCAGAGATAACCTCCCTGGGCGCCGGACAGGCGATGCTCCATGACCCCGAGTTCCTTGAGGACTTCACATCTGAGGTCGTGAAGGGTGCCCGAACAGAGGTCTCTGTCAAGATACGGGGAAACGTACCAGGGGTTGATACGGTGGACATTGCTGGAATGCTTGATGACCTTGGGGTAGGCTACATTCACCTTGACGCCATGAAGCCAGGTGAGGACGGGGCCGACTTTGAACTCGTGGGTGAAGTTTCACAGAGCTTAAGAAATGCGGTCCTCATAGGTAACAATTCGGTGAGAGACCCTGAATCTGCCTCTGCAATGCTTGCCGCAGGTGCAGATGCGGTATCAATTGCAAGGGCTGCAATGCCGGGCAGAATAAACTTCAATCTCAGGGAAATCAGATTTAATCTGGACTAA
- the cofD gene encoding 2-phospho-L-lactate transferase translates to MITVLSGGTGTPKLLQGIVRVLDPSEVTVIVNTAENDYFSGVYVAPDIDTVIYTLAGIINEETWYGVRDDTFITHERLNELGCPELLRIGDLDRAFKIQKTLLLRDMPLHRAVEHQRRALGVESRVIPMSNQESDIRILTDEGEMGFHEFLVERRSEPEVLDVRFSRVKPAPGVLEAIESAERVIVGPSNPITSIGPILKTEGVRDALRDAEVYAVSPFLGSRPFSGPAGKFMEAKGYDASSLGLAEMYSDFLDMLVIDGADSNLKTEIEKLIKEVTITNTIMENTGDKIMLARILLGEIL, encoded by the coding sequence ATGATAACAGTCCTCTCTGGGGGTACAGGCACACCAAAACTCCTGCAGGGCATCGTGAGGGTCTTGGACCCCTCTGAGGTTACGGTGATCGTTAACACCGCTGAGAACGATTATTTCTCTGGAGTCTACGTCGCACCAGACATCGACACAGTTATCTACACCCTTGCAGGGATAATAAACGAGGAGACCTGGTACGGGGTCCGGGACGACACATTCATAACCCATGAGAGGCTCAATGAACTTGGATGCCCTGAGCTCCTGAGGATAGGCGACCTTGACCGGGCATTCAAGATACAGAAAACCCTCCTTTTAAGGGACATGCCACTCCACAGGGCGGTGGAACACCAGCGCAGGGCCCTTGGTGTGGAATCAAGGGTTATCCCAATGAGCAACCAGGAATCCGATATCAGGATACTTACAGATGAGGGTGAGATGGGATTCCATGAGTTCCTTGTTGAGAGGAGGTCAGAGCCTGAGGTCCTGGATGTTCGATTCAGCAGGGTTAAACCGGCACCTGGTGTTCTGGAGGCGATTGAATCCGCCGAAAGGGTCATAGTGGGACCATCCAATCCCATCACATCCATAGGACCCATCCTCAAAACAGAGGGTGTGAGGGATGCCCTCAGGGATGCAGAGGTATATGCGGTATCCCCATTTCTCGGCAGTAGACCATTCAGTGGACCAGCAGGGAAATTCATGGAAGCTAAAGGTTATGATGCCTCAAGTCTCGGCCTTGCAGAGATGTACAGTGATTTTCTTGACATGCTGGTGATTGATGGGGCCGACTCAAACCTCAAGACGGAAATAGAAAAACTAATAAAAGAGGTAACGATAACAAACACCATCATGGAAAACACAGGGGATAAAATAATGTTGGCCAGAATACTTTTGGGTGAAATATTATGA